In the genome of Solibacillus silvestris, one region contains:
- a CDS encoding RNA polymerase subunit sigma — protein sequence MELKQSELDAITSNPLEAIVDIMDTYGTEIKRFVYMYLKDEADTEDVTQEVFVAVFQNIHTFKGKSSLKSWIYSIAANKCKNHLKRDRLRHFNLIERLTRQQSSVSSKQEDLSELYLQNSLNKGLFEKVMDLPIKYREVVILYYYKELSIKEICAILNEKESTLQSRLLRSRKKLKDSILNEVGGIIHG from the coding sequence ATGGAATTGAAGCAAAGTGAATTAGATGCCATTACATCAAATCCGCTTGAAGCAATAGTGGATATTATGGATACATATGGAACTGAAATAAAAAGGTTTGTTTATATGTATTTAAAAGATGAAGCGGATACGGAGGATGTAACCCAAGAAGTGTTTGTGGCCGTCTTTCAAAATATACATACTTTTAAAGGGAAGTCATCACTAAAAAGCTGGATTTATTCAATTGCTGCAAATAAATGTAAAAATCATTTAAAACGTGATCGATTACGTCATTTCAATTTAATTGAGCGATTAACTCGACAGCAATCAAGCGTTTCCTCGAAGCAAGAAGACCTATCGGAGCTATATTTACAAAACTCCTTAAATAAAGGGCTATTTGAAAAAGTAATGGATTTACCTATCAAATATAGAGAAGTCGTAATCCTTTATTATTACAAAGAATTATCCATCAAAGAAATTTGCGCCATCTTAAATGAAAAGGAAAGCACCTTACAATCTCGCCTATTAAGGTCCCGGAAAAAGTTAAAAGATTCAATACTTAATGAAGTAGGAGGCATCATTCATGGATAA
- a CDS encoding NAD-dependent deacetylase produces the protein MTAETLAHLMKQSNRTVVLTGAGMSTESGIPDFRSSTGLWRNINPRIVASTESLQKNYEQFREFYQTRMNSLNNCKPHEGHLILADFEKRGLVSLIATQNVDQLHQQAGSKNVAELHGNIVTIRCQKCGKPHAKEQFLNNSICTYCSGKLRPNVVLFGETLPSEAWDRTLHEIHQADLVIVIGTSLEVYPVNQLPSMSKGKLVYINREQTSTSLHYSFDLVLEGSAGKILADVYQELGDFEK, from the coding sequence ATGACGGCTGAAACACTAGCTCACTTGATGAAACAATCGAACCGTACAGTAGTGCTGACAGGTGCCGGAATGTCCACCGAATCGGGCATACCGGATTTTCGCTCGTCAACAGGCTTATGGCGAAATATCAATCCACGTATTGTTGCTTCGACAGAAAGCCTGCAAAAGAACTATGAACAATTCCGCGAGTTTTACCAGACACGAATGAATTCATTGAACAACTGCAAACCCCATGAAGGACATCTTATTTTAGCGGACTTTGAAAAGCGTGGACTTGTTTCGCTTATTGCGACCCAAAATGTCGACCAGCTTCATCAGCAGGCCGGAAGTAAAAATGTAGCGGAACTGCATGGGAATATTGTAACAATCCGCTGCCAAAAATGCGGCAAGCCACATGCAAAAGAGCAATTTTTGAATAACAGTATTTGTACGTATTGTTCGGGAAAATTACGCCCGAATGTGGTGCTGTTTGGAGAAACATTGCCATCCGAGGCATGGGATCGCACGTTACATGAAATACACCAGGCAGACCTTGTCATTGTGATCGGCACAAGTTTGGAAGTCTACCCTGTCAACCAGTTGCCGAGCATGTCGAAAGGAAAGCTCGTCTACATCAACCGGGAGCAAACGTCCACCAGTCTACACTATTCGTTTGATTTAGTCTTGGAAGGATCGGCAGGGAAAATTTTAGCGGATGTTTATCAAGAGTTGGGGGATTTCGAAAAGTAA
- a CDS encoding ABC transporter, which yields MDVIKSDIRLLEIYEEWQDKLEKNEWYFSISFESITKGMTSEEAYNYLPKVIELLFKLDEDYLIWEALYFLIELYSIADTTQIHPFLESNWSELTNHIKKFNDSYAIPFKVLKNHLRITN from the coding sequence TTGGACGTGATTAAATCGGATATTAGATTACTGGAAATTTATGAAGAATGGCAAGATAAATTAGAAAAGAACGAGTGGTATTTCAGTATTTCTTTTGAATCAATTACTAAAGGAATGACTTCTGAAGAAGCATATAATTATTTACCAAAAGTCATTGAGTTGTTATTTAAGTTAGACGAAGACTATTTGATCTGGGAAGCTCTTTACTTTTTAATTGAACTGTATAGTATTGCAGATACAACTCAGATTCACCCATTTCTTGAAAGTAATTGGTCTGAGTTAACAAATCATATCAAGAAATTTAATGATTCTTATGCTATTCCATTTAAAGTGCTTAAAAATCATCTTAGAATAACAAATTGA
- a CDS encoding peptidase M20, protein MEAFDFFILHEKDIKDDIKRLVVADSPSQNKELLDLCKDVIQSMFYDYFHVKATEYAMEHNGNHLRFEMGEGTEQILMIGHYDTVWDQGALSYREEEDKIFGPGILDMKSGLVSAIWFFKYVQKMNLPLKRRVVFFLNSDEEIGSPTSRALIEEEAKKSVAAFILEPAVTVSGELKIARKGTSRYLLNIRGLASHAGNNPRDGVSAITEAARQILNIDALNDYEKGTTLNVGMIQGGGKLNVVPDEAHVGVDVRSVTRTEQERIDDYFEELKPYDQRTKIEIDGGINRPPMERDEDSEELFEIAQEEAEELGFDVEEASVGGASDGNFTSLYTPTLDGLGLVGDGIHAEHEHIVKDHIIERFALLTNTLLEVVNEIEMEGNQDDG, encoded by the coding sequence ATGGAAGCATTCGATTTTTTTATATTGCATGAAAAGGATATTAAAGACGATATTAAACGCTTAGTAGTAGCTGATTCCCCATCACAGAATAAAGAGTTGCTTGATCTGTGCAAAGATGTGATCCAATCGATGTTTTATGACTATTTTCATGTGAAAGCTACGGAATATGCGATGGAGCATAACGGCAATCATCTCCGTTTTGAAATGGGCGAAGGGACCGAACAGATATTAATGATTGGTCATTATGATACCGTTTGGGATCAGGGAGCTTTGTCATACCGGGAAGAAGAAGATAAAATTTTTGGTCCTGGTATTCTGGATATGAAATCAGGTCTCGTCAGTGCTATTTGGTTTTTTAAATATGTTCAAAAAATGAATCTGCCTTTGAAGCGGCGGGTTGTTTTTTTCCTGAACAGCGATGAAGAAATTGGAAGCCCTACATCCAGAGCGCTAATCGAAGAAGAAGCAAAAAAGTCTGTGGCGGCTTTTATATTGGAGCCTGCTGTTACTGTTTCGGGTGAACTGAAAATTGCGCGGAAAGGGACATCCAGGTATTTGCTGAATATTCGAGGACTAGCATCGCATGCTGGCAATAATCCGCGGGATGGTGTCAGTGCAATTACGGAAGCAGCAAGGCAAATCCTGAATATTGATGCACTGAACGATTACGAAAAAGGGACAACGCTGAATGTCGGTATGATCCAGGGCGGCGGTAAACTGAATGTCGTACCTGATGAAGCGCACGTAGGAGTCGATGTCCGATCGGTTACTCGCACAGAGCAGGAACGTATCGACGATTATTTCGAAGAGCTAAAGCCATATGATCAACGTACGAAAATTGAAATTGATGGCGGAATTAACCGGCCGCCGATGGAACGTGATGAAGACAGTGAAGAACTGTTCGAAATTGCGCAGGAAGAAGCGGAGGAGCTTGGTTTTGATGTGGAAGAAGCATCAGTCGGCGGTGCAAGTGACGGCAATTTCACATCGTTATACACGCCGACGTTGGATGGCCTTGGACTAGTAGGGGACGGCATTCATGCAGAACATGAGCATATTGTAAAAGATCATATCATTGAACGTTTCGCGCTTTTGACGAATACATTGTTGGAAGTTGTAAATGAGATTGAGATGGAGGGAAATCAGGATGACGGCTGA
- a CDS encoding ornithine monooxygenase — MIFEITNQVRVTDIQQGQRWYEILLNKKPDFIPHEGFAEWEIIPGYWLQVAEGVPSEGSGPLRLGVTNIIAERDRLVKELGIEKFDIFSREEVTAKWGSFTDPWGNELGFFEYLDKKEENDRVKTILGI, encoded by the coding sequence GTGATTTTTGAAATTACTAATCAAGTCCGTGTTACTGATATCCAACAAGGGCAAAGGTGGTATGAAATTTTACTAAATAAAAAACCTGATTTTATCCCACATGAAGGATTCGCCGAATGGGAGATAATACCTGGTTATTGGTTGCAAGTTGCTGAAGGAGTGCCTTCTGAAGGCAGTGGACCTTTACGTTTAGGGGTTACTAATATAATTGCTGAAAGAGATAGACTTGTAAAAGAGTTAGGAATTGAGAAATTTGATATATTTTCTCGTGAAGAAGTAACTGCAAAATGGGGATCTTTTACTGATCCCTGGGGGAATGAACTGGGTTTCTTTGAATATTTGGATAAGAAAGAAGAAAACGATCGTGTTAAAACTATTTTGGGGATTTAA
- a CDS encoding glycosyl transferase — MQKSIWYFIFGLILVLVSTPLAYSAVGIIYAERNLTGEYVPILNGFIHSFMLIGTLIFSVGLIKLIKISKA, encoded by the coding sequence ATGCAAAAATCCATATGGTATTTTATTTTTGGTTTAATTTTAGTTTTGGTAAGCACGCCGTTAGCATATAGTGCTGTTGGAATTATTTATGCAGAGAGAAACTTAACTGGAGAGTATGTACCAATTTTAAATGGTTTCATCCATTCGTTTATGCTAATAGGGACTTTGATATTTAGTGTAGGCTTAATAAAATTAATTAAAATATCAAAAGCTTAA
- a CDS encoding damage-inducible protein DinB gives MKRKNLLISPLPDFEPEIGRWIWCLEDIRRTILERISGESQPFLDTKFKEGHSIGSLLYHIALIEADWLYEEVLGGEWNPTIRSLFPQEDRNDDKTLTYIVGQDLDERLHRLKSVRDELLFHFRSMDLKDWRKPRLLNHYDVTPEWVIYHLIEHESHHRGQIFLILENLKK, from the coding sequence ATGAAGAGAAAAAATTTATTGATATCACCCTTACCAGATTTCGAACCAGAGATTGGTCGATGGATATGGTGTTTAGAAGACATTCGGCGAACTATTTTAGAAAGAATATCAGGGGAAAGTCAGCCTTTTCTTGATACAAAATTTAAGGAAGGGCATTCAATAGGATCCTTGTTATATCACATCGCATTAATTGAGGCGGACTGGTTATATGAAGAAGTTCTTGGCGGTGAATGGAACCCAACGATCCGTTCTTTATTTCCTCAAGAAGATCGTAATGATGATAAAACTTTGACATATATTGTGGGACAAGACTTAGATGAACGCTTACATCGACTAAAATCTGTGCGTGATGAATTGCTTTTCCATTTTCGTTCTATGGACTTAAAGGACTGGCGTAAACCAAGGTTACTTAATCACTACGATGTAACACCTGAGTGGGTTATCTACCATCTCATTGAACACGAATCTCATCATAGGGGACAGATTTTCCTTATACTTGAAAATTTAAAAAAATAA
- a CDS encoding protein-disulfide isomerase has protein sequence MKKNLLFAMLIIVCALMLFGCDQQNPSKNSDKVAKAEDFESHFYQSDRYTIYLHEDGLTIDGTFINDDRKSIIDKVVVSEDMDSPHIHKELNNAKVKVKGDKYIITADDDISLEFTKFMDHIIVDSEGMEYIRKAKE, from the coding sequence ATGAAAAAAAATCTTTTGTTTGCAATGCTTATTATTGTCTGTGCTTTAATGCTATTTGGATGTGACCAACAAAATCCATCAAAAAATTCTGATAAAGTTGCGAAAGCTGAGGATTTTGAATCTCATTTTTATCAAAGTGATAGGTATACTATATACTTGCATGAAGATGGACTCACAATTGATGGAACTTTTATAAATGATGATAGAAAGAGCATTATTGACAAGGTTGTGGTATCCGAAGATATGGATAGTCCACATATCCATAAAGAATTGAATAATGCTAAGGTTAAAGTAAAAGGTGATAAATATATTATTACAGCTGATGACGATATATCATTAGAATTCACTAAATTTATGGACCATATTATCGTTGATTCCGAGGGAATGGAATACATTCGCAAGGCAAAAGAATAG
- a CDS encoding RNA polymerase, with translation MNNKKEHLAFKAIHGDKLAFEELLKGEGEKLYKIAFLHMQNKEDTLDVLQEATCKAYLAIGQLKEPAYFSTWLIKILIRSAYKELEQKKKLITLPEETITYILESNQVEEPTFDLTESLATLKPEYKNAILLFYYYDLPIRTIAASMGKPSSTIKTYLRRAKLELKQKLGDDYYAQRFT, from the coding sequence ATGAACAATAAAAAGGAACATCTAGCTTTTAAAGCTATTCATGGGGACAAGCTAGCTTTTGAGGAATTATTAAAAGGTGAAGGTGAGAAATTATATAAAATTGCCTTTCTCCATATGCAAAATAAAGAAGATACATTAGATGTACTTCAAGAAGCTACTTGCAAAGCTTATTTAGCAATCGGACAACTCAAGGAGCCAGCCTACTTTAGCACATGGCTTATCAAAATTTTAATCCGTTCCGCTTACAAGGAATTAGAACAAAAGAAAAAATTAATTACTTTACCCGAAGAAACAATTACATACATTTTGGAATCGAACCAAGTAGAAGAGCCTACGTTTGATTTAACAGAATCACTAGCTACATTAAAACCTGAATATAAAAACGCCATCTTACTATTTTATTATTATGATTTACCGATTCGAACAATTGCTGCTTCGATGGGGAAACCCTCTTCTACGATTAAAACGTATTTACGCCGAGCAAAATTGGAATTAAAACAAAAGTTAGGAGACGATTACTATGCGCAAAGATTTACATGA
- a CDS encoding polyphosphate kinase encodes MDKQLKELDFEKKINVTFTEENKRNVLNKIQKVEQKKMSKPHYLQNALTFTFTIGLIFFGYTMFANNNVQESAEYSTQLNNQTPPNSGDSKAVITSEGDKESKQLKVGGEYDSWNAITFARVDPETNIRVEYDFSDPNYNLFAAHLKAAAITENAIFMGAVRGNEIPTHTIYINYLNEILLLLDNIEPSEENIEELTQAKQITQRVLDEEISKRDPILDELHMILHELDEYYNVKPFIDNGMTTDGHQVLIPDETED; translated from the coding sequence ATGGATAAACAATTAAAGGAATTGGATTTCGAAAAGAAAATCAACGTTACATTTACAGAAGAGAACAAAAGGAATGTATTAAACAAAATTCAAAAAGTTGAACAAAAGAAAATGTCCAAACCTCATTATTTACAAAATGCACTTACATTCACTTTCACAATTGGATTAATTTTCTTTGGTTACACTATGTTCGCTAATAATAATGTTCAAGAGAGTGCCGAATATTCTACTCAGTTGAATAATCAAACCCCTCCTAATAGCGGAGATTCAAAAGCTGTTATAACAAGTGAAGGAGATAAAGAAAGCAAACAATTAAAAGTCGGCGGTGAATATGATTCTTGGAACGCAATTACCTTTGCTCGAGTAGATCCAGAGACAAATATACGTGTGGAGTACGATTTTTCAGATCCAAATTATAATTTATTTGCTGCTCACCTCAAAGCTGCTGCCATTACAGAAAATGCTATTTTTATGGGAGCAGTTAGAGGTAATGAGATTCCCACTCATACTATTTATATTAATTATTTGAACGAAATATTGCTTTTATTAGACAACATTGAGCCAAGTGAAGAAAATATAGAGGAATTAACGCAAGCCAAGCAAATTACACAACGTGTTCTTGACGAGGAGATCAGTAAGAGGGACCCAATTTTAGATGAACTTCACATGATTTTACATGAGTTAGACGAATATTATAACGTAAAACCTTTTATAGACAATGGTATGACAACAGATGGGCATCAAGTATTAATACCGGATGAAACAGAGGATTAA
- a CDS encoding serine/threonine dehydratase, translated as MISLKDVKDGRERISDIADVTPILQSRQLSEICGNQMFLKSEHLQKTGSFKIRGASNKIIHAIEKGAKFVTAASSGNHGQAVAYVAKKYGVPATIVVPENVSKCKVNAIQTYGGKVEMCGTTSGERIPRAQAIADQENGVYIPPYDDPLIMAGQGTIGLEILEQVDNVDVIIVPVGGGGLISGILTAIKETNPKIKVIGVEPELANDTYLSLQSKKITTIPVSQTIADGLRTNQPGDLTFPVLMKYLDDIVLVSEDEIRQSFSFVMERTKQLIETSAAVTIAAAMFNKLNIQGENIATVISGGNVDLDKVHQFIVSSEK; from the coding sequence ATGATTTCTTTAAAAGATGTGAAAGATGGCAGAGAACGAATTAGCGATATAGCGGATGTAACACCAATTTTACAATCAAGGCAACTTTCTGAAATATGCGGGAATCAGATGTTTTTAAAATCAGAGCATTTACAAAAAACAGGGTCATTTAAAATACGAGGAGCAAGTAATAAAATTATTCATGCGATTGAAAAGGGTGCGAAGTTTGTAACAGCAGCATCATCAGGGAATCACGGTCAAGCCGTTGCTTATGTTGCAAAAAAATACGGAGTTCCGGCAACCATTGTAGTGCCTGAAAACGTTAGTAAGTGTAAGGTTAACGCAATCCAAACTTATGGTGGTAAGGTGGAAATGTGCGGGACTACTTCTGGAGAACGTATACCAAGAGCACAGGCGATTGCAGATCAAGAAAACGGCGTATACATTCCCCCTTATGACGACCCATTGATTATGGCAGGGCAAGGAACTATTGGATTGGAAATTTTGGAACAGGTTGATAATGTTGATGTAATCATTGTCCCGGTTGGTGGTGGTGGACTTATATCGGGAATTCTAACAGCCATTAAAGAAACTAACCCGAAAATAAAAGTAATTGGGGTAGAACCTGAACTTGCTAATGATACATATCTATCATTACAAAGTAAAAAAATCACCACAATTCCTGTTAGTCAGACCATTGCGGACGGATTAAGAACTAACCAGCCCGGTGACCTAACCTTCCCTGTACTTATGAAATATCTAGACGATATTGTCCTTGTGAGTGAAGATGAAATTCGTCAGTCCTTTAGTTTTGTCATGGAACGTACGAAACAACTAATAGAAACATCGGCAGCCGTAACGATCGCAGCAGCTATGTTTAATAAACTAAACATTCAAGGTGAAAATATCGCAACTGTTATCTCTGGCGGAAATGTGGACCTAGACAAAGTCCATCAATTCATTGTAAGTAGTGAGAAATGA
- a CDS encoding acetyltransferase has product MRYIIRFANENDLSGLCSIRNNRALFIHYLKKFMNKEIYLLIAEQNSIILGFGLLKIKGTLHPKLSDLYVKEEYRGNGIGSDLIRCRENIARNLGYTEIYVSVDPIENPKMVKLIKKHSYETISEPYIKKTIFYDSDGSSYDKTYQRIDLKKILN; this is encoded by the coding sequence ATGCGATACATTATAAGGTTTGCAAATGAAAACGACTTGTCTGGTTTATGTAGTATTAGGAATAATCGAGCTTTATTTATTCATTATCTAAAGAAATTTATGAATAAAGAAATTTATTTGCTAATTGCTGAACAAAATTCAATTATATTAGGTTTTGGATTGCTTAAGATTAAAGGTACATTACACCCCAAATTAAGCGACCTTTATGTAAAAGAGGAATATAGGGGAAATGGTATCGGTTCAGATTTAATAAGATGCAGGGAAAATATCGCAAGGAATTTAGGTTATACGGAGATATATGTGAGTGTTGATCCAATAGAGAATCCTAAGATGGTTAAGTTAATTAAAAAGCACAGTTATGAAACTATATCAGAACCATATATAAAGAAAACAATTTTTTATGATAGTGATGGATCTTCTTATGATAAAACTTACCAGAGAATTGATTTAAAGAAGATATTGAACTAA
- a CDS encoding xanthosine triphosphate pyrophosphatase: MRKDLHEIEVPTDEVFQAIHLGIEQAQQLEIKAKRTKVTKRMTCFTSVAAALFLASGFIFTPVSNVLAQVPLIGGIYEKYQMSIGEQIAHEQLLTEMSLIANDQDIQVEVTSVFYDTAYVGITFKATGAVTNTIGGDTAPEAGFTYEMFDGKDTSTWGGALGSLTKTENGYTGALILDVPANVTEDVISFPITFTHMAGVRGEWSFDLAVEKLPIKQLIINQQVTSKNRELSITFDEIQIGRTNARISYTANFESTIEGQTYTFEAYNFHGEKVNFNQISNATLLLELPKDTTSIKIVPVLKINSAKTEQLKPITIDLN; this comes from the coding sequence ATGCGCAAAGATTTACATGAGATTGAAGTGCCAACAGATGAAGTTTTCCAGGCAATTCATTTAGGTATTGAGCAAGCGCAACAGCTTGAGATAAAAGCGAAACGTACAAAGGTGACAAAGCGCATGACGTGTTTTACTTCTGTAGCAGCAGCCCTGTTTCTGGCTTCAGGGTTTATTTTCACACCTGTTTCGAATGTGTTAGCACAAGTTCCCTTAATAGGCGGTATTTATGAAAAATATCAAATGTCGATTGGTGAACAGATTGCCCACGAACAACTACTTACTGAAATGTCACTCATTGCAAATGATCAAGATATCCAGGTGGAGGTAACATCTGTTTTTTATGATACAGCATATGTAGGGATAACATTTAAAGCAACGGGTGCAGTGACGAATACAATCGGTGGCGATACAGCACCGGAAGCAGGCTTTACTTACGAAATGTTTGATGGCAAAGACACGTCCACTTGGGGTGGCGCATTAGGGTCATTAACAAAAACTGAAAACGGTTATACGGGTGCGCTTATTTTAGATGTCCCTGCTAATGTTACAGAAGATGTTATCTCATTCCCTATTACATTCACGCATATGGCTGGTGTTAGGGGAGAATGGTCATTTGACTTAGCTGTAGAAAAATTACCGATTAAGCAGCTAATCATCAATCAACAAGTCACTTCAAAAAACAGAGAACTTAGCATTACATTTGATGAAATTCAAATTGGCCGAACGAATGCGAGAATCTCTTATACAGCAAACTTTGAGTCAACAATTGAAGGGCAAACTTATACTTTCGAAGCCTATAATTTTCATGGTGAAAAAGTAAACTTTAATCAAATTAGTAACGCTACTCTTTTATTAGAACTTCCTAAAGATACAACTTCCATCAAAATCGTACCTGTATTAAAAATAAATAGCGCTAAAACAGAGCAATTGAAACCTATTACAATTGATTTAAATTAA